In the Phaseolus vulgaris cultivar G19833 chromosome 7, P. vulgaris v2.0, whole genome shotgun sequence genome, one interval contains:
- the LOC137828735 gene encoding phytochrome A-associated F-box protein-like, with protein sequence MEEESVFSMLNDDIVLAIFAKLEDDPRHWACVASVCTRFSSLIRHFCWKTKCSQTLPSLLSDSPATSASLLKLAVCCPGLRHAGVAVDRDAAKNPKTCRKPHLACGNWDLRREQGCKLLARQFRDDCLYLCDWPGCVHPHQERKYMLFRGVFKDFKTTRVWRSLDGEKRRKIPVECAFCTSRHTWDLHSAFCLRRGFRYQIDGEPVVRAYVCENGHVSGAWTDVPLFS encoded by the coding sequence ATGGAGGAGGAAAGCGTTTTCTCAATGCTAAACGACGACATCGTGCTGGCGATTTTCGCGAAGCTGGAGGACGATCCACGCCACTGGGCTTGCGTGGCCTCCGTGTGCACCAGATTCTCTTCTCTCATTCGCCACTTCTGCTGGAAGACTAAGTGCTCCCAAACCCTCCCTTCACTCCTCTCCGATTCCCCCGCCACCAGCGCTTCCCTCCTCAAGCTCGCCGTCTGCTGCCCCGGTCTCCGCCACGCCGGCGTCGCCGTTGATCGGGACGCCGCAAAGAACCCAAAGACCTGCCGGAAGCCGCATTTGGCTTGCGGGAATTGGGATCTGAGGAGGGAGCAGGGCTGCAAGCTTCTGGCGCGACAGTTCCGCGATGATTGCTTGTACCTCTGCGACTGGCCTGGCTGCGTCCACCCTCACCAGGAGCGCAAGTACATGCTCTTCAGAGGGGTTTTCAAGGACTTCAAAACCACACGCGTTTGGAGAAGCCTGGACGGTGAGAAAAGGAGGAAAATTCCCGTGGAGTGTGCGTTTTGCACGAGCCGACACACTTGGGACCTCCACTCTGCTTTCTGTCTCAGACGAGGTTTTCGGTACCAAATCGATGGGGAACCTGTCGTTCGAGCTTATGTTTGCGAAAACGGACATGTCTCTGGCGCTTGGACCGATGTCCCCTTGTTCTCTTGA
- the LOC137828736 gene encoding uncharacterized protein isoform X1 has product MTQSMSHKPLDSRHSIDSCMLQLRSWKPFKLQDGPHPKPYYYKRPCLSDRATTSFSLDIAKLTLADADDTTTIANNPNHRATNYRLVARKRRRRGSRSVSGRSSDRSGTRRCCSVGASAAYGTCSDFPVAMGTDSSGELFGNGDPNWSSDVSEAKNSRRERERDGERENVGVGFGVSGCSEANGNESGYGSEPGYRGDAEFGYGDEFDEEEDDPRLLFWGDQFGVGFTSKVNGSITNLAVLESIKMAALYPVNYTSYHGFKLLTEEAAEKRLEADAREHML; this is encoded by the exons ATGACTCAATCGATGTCGCACAAGCCTCTGGACTCGCGCCACTCCATAGACTCCTGCATGTTGCAGCTCCGCAGCTGGAAACCCTTCAAGCTCCAAGATGGGCCCCACCCCAAACCCTACTACTACAAGCGCCCCTGCCTCTCCGATCGCGCAACCACCTCCTTCTCCCTTGACATCGCCAAACTCACCCTAGCCGACGCCGACGACACCACCACCATCGCTAACAACCCCAACCATCGCGCCACCAATTATCGTCTAGTCGCCCGCAAGAGGCGCCGCCGAGGCTCCCGATCCGTGTCCGGCCGCAGTAGTGACCGGAGCGGCACGCGCCGCTGCTGCTCCGTCGGGGCTTCCGCAGCTTATGGCACCTGCTCCGACTTCCCGGTCGCCATGGGCACCGACTCCAGTGGGGAGCTTTTCGGGAACGGCGACCCGAATTGGTCCTCGGATGTCAGTGAGGCGAAGAATTCGAGaagggagagagagagggaTGGCGAGAGGGAGAACGTGGGTGTGGGGTTTGGGGTGAGTGGGTGTTCTGAGGCGAATGGGAATGAATCCGGGTATGGGAGTGAACCGGGTTATCGTGGGGATGCTGAGTTTGGATATGGGGATgagtttgatgaagaagaagatgatccCAGATTGTTGTTTTGGGGCGATCAATTTGGAG TTGGCTTTACAAGCAAAGTCAACGGCAGCATAACAAATTTGGCAGTCTTGGAATCCATCAAAATGGCAGCACTGTATCCTGTGAATTACACCAGCTACCATGGGTTTAAATTGTTAACGGAAGAGGCTGCAGAGAAGAGACTAGAGGCTGACGCCAGAGAACATATG CTGTAG
- the LOC137828736 gene encoding uncharacterized protein isoform X2 → MTQSMSHKPLDSRHSIDSCMLQLRSWKPFKLQDGPHPKPYYYKRPCLSDRATTSFSLDIAKLTLADADDTTTIANNPNHRATNYRLVARKRRRRGSRSVSGRSSDRSGTRRCCSVGASAAYGTCSDFPVAMGTDSSGELFGNGDPNWSSDVSEAKNSRRERERDGERENVGVGFGVSGCSEANGNESGYGSEPGYRGDAEFGYGDEFDEEEDDPRLLFWGDQFGAVDSKREMVGENTLLDQKSHHRCRRRKHDCRMVDALR, encoded by the exons ATGACTCAATCGATGTCGCACAAGCCTCTGGACTCGCGCCACTCCATAGACTCCTGCATGTTGCAGCTCCGCAGCTGGAAACCCTTCAAGCTCCAAGATGGGCCCCACCCCAAACCCTACTACTACAAGCGCCCCTGCCTCTCCGATCGCGCAACCACCTCCTTCTCCCTTGACATCGCCAAACTCACCCTAGCCGACGCCGACGACACCACCACCATCGCTAACAACCCCAACCATCGCGCCACCAATTATCGTCTAGTCGCCCGCAAGAGGCGCCGCCGAGGCTCCCGATCCGTGTCCGGCCGCAGTAGTGACCGGAGCGGCACGCGCCGCTGCTGCTCCGTCGGGGCTTCCGCAGCTTATGGCACCTGCTCCGACTTCCCGGTCGCCATGGGCACCGACTCCAGTGGGGAGCTTTTCGGGAACGGCGACCCGAATTGGTCCTCGGATGTCAGTGAGGCGAAGAATTCGAGaagggagagagagagggaTGGCGAGAGGGAGAACGTGGGTGTGGGGTTTGGGGTGAGTGGGTGTTCTGAGGCGAATGGGAATGAATCCGGGTATGGGAGTGAACCGGGTTATCGTGGGGATGCTGAGTTTGGATATGGGGATgagtttgatgaagaagaagatgatccCAGATTGTTGTTTTGGGGCGATCAATTTGGAG CTGTAGATTCTAAAAGGGAGATGGTTGGGGAGAACACCTTGCTAGATCAAAAATCTCATCATAGATGCCGTCGCAGGAAGCATGATTGTAGAATGGTTGATGCATTAAGGTGA
- the LOC137828737 gene encoding mitochondrial zinc maintenance protein 1, mitochondrial: MARMEVLSAYRALLKATRKTFSGDTVMLKESAVELRKKFEENRNVSSEAEIQKLLEEAAEASDFITNMIVQAQLNTDAGSYVVKPGKEHAGATLELPSEEIIRKSG; the protein is encoded by the exons ATGGCGAGAATGGAAGTTCTGAGCGCGTACCGCGCGCTTCTGAAAGCGACTCGGAAAACATTTTCCGGCGACACTGTTATGCTGAAGGAATCGGCGGTAGAGTTAAGGAAGAAGTTTGAGGAGAACAGGAACGTGAGCTCCGAGGCAGAGATTCAGAAGCTTCTCGAAGAAGCTGCTGAGGCTTCCGATTTTATCACCAACATGATCGTCCAGGCACAACTCAACACCGATGCCGGAAGTTACG TGGTGAAGCCGGGTAAAGAGCATGCTGGAGCAACACTTGAACTCCCCTCCGAAGAAATTATTAGGAAATCAGGATAA